A single window of Mycolicibacterium aurum DNA harbors:
- a CDS encoding LapA family protein produces the protein MSSDPFASPDVPPTSGTPGTPPLGNPTAAHSPAKAPPPESAVHRTRAAALWAALTLGFLVLIVLLIFIAQNTESAEFAFLGWRWSLPLGVAILFAAVAGGLLTVAVGAVRMFQLRRAAKKNLKAGL, from the coding sequence ATGAGCAGCGATCCGTTCGCGTCGCCCGACGTGCCGCCCACCTCCGGCACGCCCGGCACCCCGCCGCTGGGGAACCCCACTGCGGCCCACTCCCCTGCCAAGGCACCGCCACCCGAGTCGGCGGTGCACCGGACCAGGGCCGCGGCGTTGTGGGCGGCGCTGACCCTCGGGTTCCTGGTCTTGATCGTGCTGCTGATCTTCATCGCGCAGAACACCGAGTCTGCCGAGTTCGCGTTCCTCGGCTGGCGCTGGAGTCTGCCGCTCGGCGTCGCGATCCTCTTCGCAGCAGTGGCCGGCGGATTGCTGACCGTCGCGGTGGGTGCGGTGCGCATGTTCCAGCTACGCCGCGCAGCGAAGAAGAACCTCAAGGCCGGGCTCTAA
- a CDS encoding ABC transporter permease, producing MNFLNEAMTFIFTAANWGGPAGLTARILEHLQYTFIAVIFSALIAIPIGMIIGHTGRGTFLVVTGVNALRALPTLGVLLLGVLLWGLGLIPPTVALMLLGIPPLLAGTYSGIANVDRAVVDAARSMGMTELRVLLRVETPNALPLIVGGLRTATLQIVATATVAAYASLGGLGRYLIDGIKVREFYLALVGALMVTALALILDAVLAFAVWASVPGTGRLSRRRLPQPFLSDEVAMESAGSRSSSRARHEPGDPSPTVEA from the coding sequence ATGAACTTCCTCAACGAGGCGATGACGTTCATCTTCACCGCGGCCAACTGGGGCGGTCCCGCCGGTCTGACCGCGCGGATCCTGGAGCACCTGCAGTACACCTTCATCGCGGTCATCTTCTCGGCGCTGATCGCCATCCCGATCGGGATGATCATCGGGCACACCGGGCGCGGAACCTTTCTCGTCGTGACCGGGGTCAACGCGCTGAGGGCGCTCCCGACGCTCGGGGTGCTGCTGCTCGGCGTCCTGCTGTGGGGACTCGGGTTGATCCCGCCGACGGTGGCGCTGATGTTGCTCGGCATCCCTCCGCTGTTGGCAGGTACCTACTCGGGAATCGCCAACGTCGATCGTGCCGTGGTCGACGCGGCCCGATCGATGGGCATGACCGAGTTGCGCGTCCTGCTGCGTGTCGAGACGCCCAACGCGCTTCCGCTGATCGTCGGCGGTCTGCGCACCGCCACGTTGCAGATCGTGGCCACTGCCACGGTCGCGGCGTACGCGAGCCTCGGCGGTCTGGGGCGTTACCTGATCGACGGCATCAAGGTGCGGGAGTTCTATCTCGCGCTGGTGGGTGCGCTGATGGTGACCGCGCTGGCGCTCATCCTGGACGCGGTGCTCGCGTTCGCGGTGTGGGCCTCGGTTCCCGGCACCGGACGGTTGTCCAGGCGACGGCTGCCGCAGCCGTTTCTCAGCGACGAAGTTGCGATGGAATCGGCCGGTTCGCGCTCCAGTTCCCGAGCCCGCCACGAACCGGGCGACCCGTCGCCTACGGTAGAGGCATGA
- a CDS encoding transglutaminase-like domain-containing protein — MPNTQKRDVGAELDVQITAPTTLEFQIAVAPQAGLDVTESLSFVLDGKEIPLSEIREVSGEHGNRIHMLDVKNGNLKVSYSATVLGEAEPAPVRDIDLSTYLRPSRYAEADKFFGFAATEFGDLAESADLLEKVSSWVGARLSYVPGSSDPIDGAADTLLAGAGVCRDYAHLVIAVLRAVNVPARLVAVYAPGCQPMDFHAVAEAFVDGQWRVADATCLAPRQSMVRIATGRDAADTAFLDNHKGSINLNNMIVTATVDGDLPRDTVDQLVSIR; from the coding sequence GTGCCGAATACTCAGAAGCGGGACGTCGGTGCCGAGCTGGACGTGCAGATCACCGCCCCCACCACCCTCGAGTTCCAGATCGCGGTCGCTCCGCAGGCGGGTCTCGACGTCACCGAATCGCTGTCGTTCGTGTTGGACGGCAAGGAGATTCCGCTCAGCGAGATCCGAGAGGTCTCCGGTGAGCACGGCAACCGGATTCACATGCTGGACGTCAAGAACGGCAACCTCAAGGTCAGCTACTCGGCCACCGTGCTCGGTGAGGCCGAACCGGCACCGGTGCGTGACATCGACCTGTCCACCTACCTGCGGCCCAGCCGCTACGCCGAGGCGGACAAATTCTTCGGTTTTGCCGCCACCGAATTCGGGGACCTCGCCGAGTCGGCCGACCTGCTGGAGAAGGTCTCATCCTGGGTCGGCGCCCGGTTGAGTTACGTGCCCGGCTCCAGCGATCCGATCGACGGTGCTGCTGACACCCTCCTGGCCGGAGCCGGGGTATGCCGCGACTACGCCCACCTGGTGATCGCCGTGCTGCGCGCCGTGAATGTGCCGGCCCGCCTGGTGGCGGTGTACGCACCGGGCTGTCAGCCCATGGACTTCCACGCCGTCGCCGAGGCGTTCGTGGACGGCCAGTGGCGCGTCGCCGATGCCACCTGCCTGGCTCCACGGCAGTCGATGGTGCGGATCGCGACCGGCAGGGACGCCGCGGATACCGCGTTCCTGGACAATCACAAAGGCTCGATCAACCTGAACAACATGATCGTGACGGCCACCGTCGACGGCGATCTGCCGCGCGACACCGTCGACCAACTGGTGTCGATCAGGTGA
- a CDS encoding phosphotransferase family protein: MTDLDGLDLAALDRHLRDVGVPRSGELRAELIAGGRSNLTFLVGDDASQWVLRRPPLHGLTPSAHDMAREYKVVAALAGTPVPVARAVTMRNDDSVLGAPFQMVEYVAGRVVRHTNQLEALGDRATIESCVDSLIAVLADLHSVDPDAVGLGDFGKPSGYLERQVRRWGSQWDLVKRPDDACDGDVRRLHERLTQALPAQSRTSIVHGDYRIDNTILDADDATKVIAVLDWEMSTLGDPLSDAALMCVYRHPTFHLVHADAAWASDLIPSADALAEKYSRAAGQDLDHWDFYMALAYFKLAIIGAGIAYRAREAGVTDDTDKVGDAVAPLVAAGLAALS, translated from the coding sequence GTGACTGACCTCGACGGACTCGACCTCGCCGCACTCGACCGACACCTGCGCGACGTGGGGGTCCCCCGCAGCGGTGAGCTACGCGCCGAACTGATCGCCGGCGGCCGGTCCAACCTGACGTTCCTGGTCGGCGACGACGCGTCGCAATGGGTGCTGCGCCGCCCGCCGCTGCACGGCCTCACGCCGTCGGCGCACGACATGGCCCGCGAGTACAAGGTGGTGGCCGCTCTGGCCGGCACCCCGGTGCCGGTGGCGCGCGCGGTGACGATGCGCAACGACGACTCCGTGCTCGGTGCCCCGTTCCAGATGGTCGAGTACGTGGCCGGCCGGGTGGTGCGCCACACCAATCAGCTGGAAGCGCTCGGTGACCGGGCCACCATCGAGTCCTGCGTCGACTCGCTGATCGCGGTGCTCGCCGATCTGCACTCGGTCGACCCCGACGCGGTCGGTCTCGGTGACTTCGGCAAGCCCAGCGGCTATCTCGAGCGTCAGGTGCGGCGGTGGGGATCGCAGTGGGATCTGGTCAAGCGGCCCGACGACGCCTGCGACGGCGACGTCAGAAGACTGCACGAACGGCTGACCCAGGCGCTGCCGGCGCAGAGCAGGACGTCGATCGTGCACGGCGACTACCGCATCGACAACACGATCCTCGACGCCGACGACGCCACCAAGGTCATCGCGGTGCTGGACTGGGAGATGTCGACCCTCGGCGATCCCCTCAGCGACGCCGCGCTGATGTGCGTCTACCGGCACCCGACGTTCCACCTGGTCCACGCCGACGCCGCGTGGGCCTCCGATCTGATTCCTTCCGCCGACGCGCTGGCCGAGAAGTACTCCCGGGCCGCCGGTCAGGATCTCGACCACTGGGACTTCTACATGGCGCTGGCGTACTTCAAGCTCGCCATCATCGGGGCGGGCATCGCCTACCGCGCCCGGGAGGCGGGCGTGACCGACGACACCGACAAAGTCGGTGACGCCGTCGCGCCGCTGGTCGCCGCGGGGCTCGCCGCGCTTTCCTGA
- a CDS encoding ABC transporter permease — protein MRYLFTHLDDLWTLTLIHLRLSLIPIVLGLLIAVPLGALVQRTTVLRRLTTVTASIIFTIPSLALFVVLPLIIPTPILDEANVIVALTLYTVALLVRAVPEALDAVSPDVLDAASAIGYKPLTRMLKIELPLALPVLIASLRVVAVTNISMVAVGSVIGIGGLGTWFTEGYQANKSDQIIAGIIAIFVLAIIIDTLIMLAGKALTPWTRAQSRVSKSAKAGAVT, from the coding sequence GTGCGGTATCTGTTCACCCACCTCGACGATCTGTGGACGCTGACGCTGATCCACCTGCGGTTGTCGCTCATCCCGATCGTCCTCGGTCTGCTGATCGCGGTTCCGTTGGGCGCGCTGGTGCAGCGCACGACGGTGTTGCGCCGGCTGACGACCGTCACCGCCAGCATCATCTTCACGATCCCGTCGCTGGCCCTGTTCGTGGTGTTGCCATTGATCATTCCGACCCCCATCCTCGACGAGGCCAACGTCATCGTGGCGTTGACCCTCTACACGGTGGCCCTTCTTGTGCGCGCGGTTCCGGAGGCGCTCGACGCGGTCTCGCCCGACGTGCTCGACGCCGCATCGGCCATCGGCTACAAGCCGCTCACCCGGATGCTGAAAATCGAACTGCCGCTGGCACTCCCGGTGCTGATCGCCAGTCTGCGAGTGGTTGCCGTCACCAACATCTCGATGGTTGCCGTCGGCTCGGTCATCGGCATCGGCGGCCTCGGCACCTGGTTCACCGAGGGCTACCAGGCGAACAAGAGTGACCAGATCATCGCCGGCATCATCGCGATCTTCGTGCTGGCGATCATCATCGACACGCTGATCATGTTGGCGGGCAAGGCACTCACGCCATGGACCAGGGCCCAGTCCAGGGTGTCGAAATCCGCGAAGGCGGGAGCAGTGACATGA
- a CDS encoding ABC transporter substrate-binding protein: MNRLRRPTPYPMLAVLAAMLALISVSLSACGSSNPLGGGEISGDLKSIKVGSADFTESKIIAEIYAQALEANDFTITRQFGIGSRETYIPAVQDHSIDLIPEYTGNLLQYFDEKSAATTPDEVLLALFKALPGDLSILYPSPAEDKDTLAVTEETAQRWNLKTIGDLATHSAEVKVGAPSEFQTRQTGLVGLKEKYGLDIAPANFVAISDGGGPATVQALTGGTITAANIFSTSPAIEQSKLVVLEDPENAFLAANVVPLVASQKMSDELKSVLDAVSAKLTTEALIELNTSVEGNQGVDPDEAAQKWIQDNGFDQPLQK, encoded by the coding sequence ATGAACCGCCTCCGACGCCCCACTCCGTACCCGATGCTTGCCGTACTGGCAGCCATGCTCGCGCTGATCTCGGTGTCCCTGTCTGCCTGTGGGAGTTCCAACCCTCTTGGCGGCGGCGAGATCTCCGGCGACCTGAAATCGATCAAGGTGGGCTCGGCCGACTTCACCGAGTCGAAGATCATCGCCGAGATCTACGCCCAGGCCCTGGAGGCCAACGACTTCACCATCACCCGCCAGTTCGGAATCGGAAGTCGCGAAACGTATATCCCGGCCGTGCAGGACCATTCCATCGATCTCATCCCGGAGTACACGGGCAACCTGCTGCAGTACTTCGACGAGAAGAGCGCGGCCACCACGCCGGACGAGGTGCTGCTGGCGTTGTTCAAGGCTCTTCCCGGGGATCTGTCGATCCTGTATCCCTCGCCCGCGGAGGACAAGGACACCCTCGCCGTCACCGAGGAGACCGCGCAGCGCTGGAACCTCAAGACGATCGGCGATCTGGCAACCCATTCGGCGGAAGTGAAAGTCGGCGCGCCGTCGGAGTTCCAGACCAGGCAGACCGGTCTGGTGGGGCTCAAGGAGAAGTACGGGCTCGACATCGCACCCGCCAATTTCGTCGCGATCAGCGACGGCGGCGGCCCGGCGACCGTGCAGGCACTGACCGGCGGCACGATCACCGCCGCCAACATCTTCAGTACCTCGCCGGCGATCGAGCAGAGCAAGCTGGTGGTGCTGGAGGATCCCGAGAACGCCTTCCTGGCCGCGAACGTGGTGCCGCTGGTCGCCTCGCAGAAGATGTCCGATGAACTCAAGTCCGTGCTGGACGCCGTCAGCGCCAAACTCACCACCGAAGCTCTCATCGAGCTGAACACCTCGGTGGAGGGGAATCAGGGGGTCGACCCCGACGAGGCGGCGCAGAAGTGGATCCAAGACAACGGCTTCGACCAGCCCCTCCAGAAGTAG
- a CDS encoding CsbD family protein → MSAGDKASNKVDDLGGKAKEGLGKLTGDKSTENEGKVDQAKSSLKDAGEKIKDAFKS, encoded by the coding sequence ATGAGCGCCGGAGATAAAGCAAGCAACAAGGTCGACGACCTCGGCGGTAAGGCCAAGGAAGGCCTCGGCAAGCTCACTGGCGACAAGAGCACCGAAAACGAGGGCAAGGTCGACCAGGCCAAGTCCAGCCTGAAGGATGCGGGCGAGAAGATCAAAGACGCGTTCAAGAGCTAG
- a CDS encoding histidine phosphatase family protein: MQLLLVRHALPLRSEPGQGSDPSLSPEGIEQAKRLPDALARFPITRLVSSPQVRAIETGQPVADALGLTIEVDERLAEYDRDLPHYIPIEQIAKENPEELQRLINGQLPSSVDETAFLGRIRAGVEDLVAAADPEDTVAVFSHGGVINVLLHQILGTERLLSFHVDYASVTRLLSSRTGRLAVAAVNGTEHVWDLLPRNHRW, translated from the coding sequence GTGCAACTGCTTCTGGTCCGACATGCGCTACCCCTGCGGAGCGAGCCCGGGCAAGGGTCCGACCCCAGCCTGTCCCCCGAGGGGATCGAACAAGCCAAACGTCTGCCCGACGCACTGGCCCGCTTCCCGATCACCCGCCTGGTGAGCAGCCCGCAGGTGCGCGCGATCGAGACCGGACAGCCGGTCGCCGATGCGCTGGGGTTGACCATCGAGGTCGACGAGCGCCTGGCCGAGTACGACCGCGACCTGCCGCACTACATCCCGATCGAGCAGATCGCCAAGGAGAATCCCGAGGAGCTGCAGCGGCTCATCAACGGCCAACTGCCCAGCAGCGTGGACGAGACCGCGTTTCTGGGCCGCATCCGCGCCGGAGTCGAGGACCTCGTCGCGGCCGCGGATCCGGAGGACACCGTGGCGGTGTTCAGCCACGGCGGTGTCATCAACGTGCTGCTCCACCAGATCCTGGGCACCGAGCGGCTGCTGTCGTTCCACGTCGACTACGCGTCGGTGACCAGGCTGCTGTCGTCGCGCACCGGGCGGCTCGCGGTCGCGGCCGTCAACGGCACGGAACACGTGTGGGACTTACTGCCGCGAAATCACCGGTGGTGA
- a CDS encoding zinc-binding metallopeptidase family protein yields MRAFACPTCNSFTPFEADECGTCGSAVGLHLPSLSMVALGGTGVARVDDQRWVRCTQHATVACNWLVPESGEAYQRGRCLPDSLIRREPDASDTVAREKLVPTAAALRRLVFQLVDLGLPIDPWWRRDNGLAFDLLSSYSEGNRVTIGHANGVITIDLVESLDAYRESLRVRLGEPYRTMLGHFRHEVGHYYQNVLVETGAGADRHLAECRTLFGDERAGYSDAIDRHYTFGPPADWDRAFISEYATMHPWEDFAECFAHYLHITDTIDTSREAGMILHGDRVRFAAPGDVEPLTSYADVPVRRLLDDWQWISLFFNRVNTAMGKNPLYPFAIPGPVVAKLDFVHRVVREAAS; encoded by the coding sequence GTGCGTGCCTTCGCCTGTCCCACGTGCAACTCGTTCACGCCGTTCGAGGCAGACGAGTGCGGAACCTGCGGGTCGGCTGTCGGACTTCACCTGCCGTCGCTGTCGATGGTGGCGCTCGGCGGTACCGGTGTGGCGCGCGTGGACGATCAGCGCTGGGTCCGCTGCACCCAGCACGCCACCGTCGCATGCAACTGGCTGGTGCCGGAGTCCGGGGAGGCTTATCAGCGAGGCCGGTGTCTGCCGGATTCGTTGATCCGACGCGAACCCGATGCTTCCGACACGGTGGCTCGCGAGAAGCTGGTTCCGACGGCAGCGGCGCTGCGCCGACTGGTGTTCCAGTTGGTGGACCTGGGCCTGCCGATCGACCCGTGGTGGCGTCGCGACAACGGTCTGGCCTTCGATCTGCTGTCCAGCTACAGCGAGGGCAACCGGGTGACGATCGGCCATGCGAACGGGGTGATCACGATCGACCTCGTCGAATCCCTGGACGCCTATCGGGAATCGCTGCGTGTACGTCTCGGTGAGCCGTACCGCACGATGCTCGGGCATTTTCGGCACGAGGTCGGCCACTACTACCAGAACGTGCTCGTCGAGACCGGGGCCGGCGCCGATCGTCATCTGGCCGAGTGCCGCACGCTGTTCGGCGACGAACGCGCCGGTTACTCCGACGCCATCGACCGGCACTACACATTCGGGCCTCCGGCGGATTGGGATCGCGCCTTCATCTCCGAGTACGCGACGATGCACCCCTGGGAGGACTTCGCGGAATGCTTCGCGCACTATCTGCACATCACCGACACCATCGACACCAGCCGTGAGGCGGGCATGATTCTGCACGGCGACAGGGTGCGATTCGCCGCGCCGGGCGATGTCGAGCCGCTGACGTCCTATGCCGACGTTCCGGTGCGGCGCCTCCTGGATGACTGGCAATGGATCTCGCTGTTCTTCAACCGGGTGAACACCGCGATGGGTAAGAACCCGCTGTACCCCTTCGCGATTCCCGGTCCCGTCGTGGCCAAACTCGACTTCGTGCATCGCGTGGTCCGGGAGGCGGCATCGTGA
- a CDS encoding putative glycolipid-binding domain-containing protein, producing the protein MSEADRSDASNWPAVLTWRAHDVPRMESVRVQLSGKRIKAYGRVVAAASAGHPAFSASYDLVTDEIGATKRLSLTVTLAERERQLSIARDEENMWLVQEHSGQTRRSAFDGALDVDVIFSPFFNALPIRRAGVLPGSGEAISVPVVYVRVPDLAVDVETISYEATDTGIKLTSPVADTTVTVDGDGFILDYPGLATRI; encoded by the coding sequence ATGAGTGAAGCCGATCGCTCTGACGCGAGCAACTGGCCTGCAGTGCTGACGTGGCGCGCCCACGACGTGCCCCGCATGGAGTCGGTGCGTGTTCAGCTCTCCGGGAAACGCATCAAGGCCTACGGCCGGGTGGTGGCTGCGGCCAGCGCCGGGCATCCCGCCTTCAGCGCGTCCTATGACCTGGTCACCGACGAGATCGGCGCAACCAAGCGCCTGTCCCTCACCGTCACGCTTGCCGAGCGGGAGCGCCAGCTCTCGATCGCCCGCGACGAGGAGAACATGTGGCTGGTGCAGGAGCATTCCGGCCAGACACGCCGGTCCGCCTTCGACGGCGCGCTCGACGTGGACGTGATCTTCAGCCCGTTCTTCAACGCGCTGCCGATCCGCCGCGCCGGGGTGCTGCCAGGAAGCGGCGAAGCGATCTCGGTGCCGGTCGTCTACGTGCGGGTGCCGGACCTGGCCGTGGACGTGGAGACGATCAGCTACGAGGCGACCGACACGGGCATCAAGCTGACGTCACCGGTGGCGGACACCACGGTCACCGTCGACGGCGACGGCTTCATCCTCGACTACCCAGGGTTGGCAACGCGGATCTGA
- a CDS encoding prephenate dehydrogenase: MCVVGLGLIGGSLMRAAHGAGREVFGYNRSVEGVEAAKVDDFDATTDLHQALSRAADSGALIVLAVPMPALPLMLRHVREIAPDNPLTDVTSVKGAVHTEVVAAGLLDRFVGGHPMTGTAQSGWAAGDSRLFVNTPWVISVDDHVDAGVWAAVMHLALDCGAFVVPARSDEHDTAAATISHLPHLLAEALAATAGEVPLAFALAAGSFRDGTRVAATAPDLVRAMCEANSGQLVPIFDQALRLLIDARNQLARRQPVSELVESGHAARVRYDSFGRTEIVTTVVGAEGWRDELAAAGRAGGVIRSALPTLGSRG, encoded by the coding sequence GTGTGTGTGGTCGGTCTCGGCCTTATCGGCGGGTCACTCATGCGTGCGGCGCACGGGGCCGGCCGCGAGGTGTTCGGCTACAACCGCTCGGTGGAGGGGGTCGAGGCGGCCAAGGTCGACGACTTCGACGCCACCACCGACCTCCACCAAGCGTTGTCGCGGGCCGCGGATTCGGGCGCACTGATCGTGCTCGCCGTCCCCATGCCCGCCCTGCCGCTGATGCTGCGCCACGTCCGCGAGATCGCGCCCGACAACCCGCTCACCGACGTCACCAGCGTCAAGGGGGCCGTCCACACCGAGGTGGTCGCCGCCGGCCTGCTCGACCGGTTCGTCGGCGGGCACCCGATGACGGGAACCGCCCAATCCGGCTGGGCCGCCGGCGACTCCCGCCTGTTCGTGAACACGCCGTGGGTGATCAGCGTCGACGACCACGTCGACGCCGGCGTGTGGGCCGCGGTGATGCACCTGGCGCTGGACTGCGGCGCGTTCGTCGTGCCGGCCCGTTCCGACGAACACGACACCGCCGCCGCGACCATCTCGCACCTGCCGCATCTGCTGGCCGAAGCCCTCGCCGCGACGGCCGGGGAGGTCCCGCTGGCATTCGCCCTGGCCGCCGGATCGTTCCGCGACGGTACCCGGGTCGCCGCGACGGCACCGGACCTGGTGCGGGCGATGTGCGAGGCCAACTCCGGCCAGCTGGTGCCGATATTCGACCAGGCGTTGCGACTGCTGATCGACGCCCGCAACCAACTGGCGCGACGCCAGCCCGTGAGTGAACTCGTGGAGTCCGGCCACGCTGCGCGCGTCCGCTACGACAGCTTCGGCAGGACCGAGATCGTGACCACCGTGGTCGGCGCCGAGGGCTGGCGCGACGAGCTGGCGGCAGCCGGGCGCGCGGGCGGCGTGATCAGATCCGCGTTGCCAACCCTGGGTAGTCGAGGATGA
- a CDS encoding ABC transporter ATP-binding protein produces the protein MITFQNVTKKYPDGTVAVDDLSLEVPEGTLAVFVGPSGCGKTTSMRMINRMIDPTSGTLTVDGKDVTQVDAVKLRLGIGYVIQSAGLMPHLRVVDNVATVPVLRGESRRSARKAAMGVLERVGLDPKLADRYPAQLSGGQQQRVGVARALAADPPILLMDEPFSAVDPVVREDLQTEILRLQSELRKTIVFVTHDIDEAIKLGEKVAVFGRGGVLQQYDAPARLLSNPANDDVAAFVGADRGYRGLQFYHATGLPLHDLRHAPEAEIDALALNPGEWVLVTRPDGTPYAWIDAAGVELHRNGSSLYDSTTAGGSLFRPDGTLRLALDAALSSPSGLGVAVDGDDQVIGGVKADDVLAALNTQRGKG, from the coding sequence GTGATCACCTTCCAGAACGTCACCAAGAAGTACCCGGACGGGACCGTCGCGGTCGATGATCTGAGCCTGGAAGTGCCGGAGGGCACACTGGCCGTCTTCGTCGGCCCGTCGGGCTGCGGCAAGACCACGTCGATGCGGATGATCAACCGGATGATCGACCCGACATCGGGCACGTTGACCGTCGACGGCAAGGACGTCACGCAGGTCGACGCGGTCAAGCTGCGGCTGGGAATCGGCTACGTGATCCAGAGTGCGGGCCTGATGCCGCATCTGCGGGTCGTCGACAACGTCGCCACCGTCCCGGTTCTGCGTGGCGAATCTCGGCGCAGCGCAAGGAAAGCCGCGATGGGCGTGCTGGAGCGGGTGGGGCTGGACCCCAAACTCGCCGACCGCTACCCGGCGCAGCTGTCCGGTGGCCAGCAGCAGCGCGTCGGCGTGGCGCGGGCCCTGGCCGCCGACCCGCCCATCCTGTTGATGGACGAACCGTTCAGTGCCGTCGATCCGGTGGTCCGTGAGGATCTGCAGACCGAGATCCTGCGTCTGCAGAGCGAACTGCGTAAGACGATCGTCTTCGTCACCCATGACATCGACGAGGCGATCAAGCTGGGCGAGAAGGTGGCGGTCTTCGGACGCGGCGGTGTCCTGCAACAGTACGACGCTCCGGCGAGGCTGCTGTCCAACCCGGCCAACGACGACGTCGCCGCATTCGTCGGCGCCGACCGCGGTTACCGGGGCCTGCAGTTCTACCACGCGACCGGCCTGCCGTTGCACGACCTGCGGCACGCTCCGGAAGCCGAGATCGACGCTCTTGCACTGAATCCGGGAGAGTGGGTACTGGTCACCCGCCCCGACGGTACGCCCTACGCGTGGATCGACGCCGCCGGTGTGGAGTTGCACCGCAACGGCAGCTCGCTCTATGACAGCACCACCGCGGGCGGCTCACTGTTCCGTCCCGACGGCACGTTGCGGCTGGCTCTCGACGCGGCGCTGTCGTCGCCGTCGGGTCTCGGAGTCGCGGTCGACGGCGACGACCAGGTGATCGGCGGTGTGAAGGCCGACGATGTACTGGCGGCGCTGAACACGCAGCGGGGGAAGGGCTGA
- a CDS encoding nucleoside deaminase yields the protein MSSADEALIREALAAARHGGPRDVPIGAVVVAADGTELARAANAREQFGDPTAHAEILALRAAARVLGDGWRLEGATLAVTVEPCTMCAGALVMARVARVVFGAWEPKTGAVGSLWDVVRDRRLTHRPQVRGGVLADECAALLEEFFARQR from the coding sequence GTGAGTTCGGCCGACGAGGCGCTGATCCGGGAAGCGCTGGCGGCGGCCCGTCACGGCGGTCCCCGCGACGTGCCGATCGGGGCGGTCGTCGTCGCCGCCGACGGGACCGAGCTGGCCCGGGCCGCCAACGCCCGCGAGCAGTTCGGCGACCCGACGGCGCATGCCGAGATCCTCGCGCTGCGCGCCGCAGCGCGGGTCCTCGGCGACGGCTGGCGGTTGGAAGGCGCAACGCTCGCGGTGACCGTGGAGCCGTGCACGATGTGTGCGGGCGCGCTGGTGATGGCGCGGGTGGCGCGCGTGGTGTTCGGAGCGTGGGAGCCCAAGACGGGCGCGGTGGGATCGCTGTGGGATGTGGTGCGCGACCGGCGGCTCACGCACCGGCCGCAGGTGCGTGGGGGAGTGCTGGCCGACGAGTGCGCCGCGCTGCTGGAAGAGTTCTTCGCCCGCCAGCGGTAG
- a CDS encoding tRNA adenosine deaminase-associated protein, protein MGAQSAQKQERGTDVPDGFGVAVVREDGKWRCTAMKPAALTSLSAAETELRELRSAGAVFGLLDIDDEFFVIVRPAPSGTRLLLSDATAALDYDIAAEILEKLDADFDDDELERSDPFEEGDLGVLADIGLPEAVLGVILDESDDLYADEQVGRIAREMGFADELSALLERLNR, encoded by the coding sequence ATGGGAGCGCAGAGTGCACAGAAGCAGGAACGGGGCACCGATGTTCCGGACGGCTTCGGCGTGGCCGTCGTCCGGGAGGACGGCAAATGGCGGTGCACCGCGATGAAGCCTGCGGCGCTGACGAGCTTGTCCGCGGCCGAGACCGAATTGCGTGAATTGCGGAGTGCCGGAGCGGTTTTCGGACTCCTTGACATCGATGACGAGTTCTTCGTGATCGTGCGGCCGGCGCCGTCGGGTACCCGGCTACTGCTTTCGGATGCCACCGCCGCACTCGATTACGACATTGCCGCGGAGATCCTGGAGAAGCTCGACGCCGACTTCGACGACGACGAACTCGAACGATCCGACCCGTTCGAGGAGGGAGACCTCGGCGTGCTGGCCGACATCGGACTCCCCGAGGCGGTGCTCGGCGTGATCCTCGACGAGAGCGACGACCTGTACGCCGACGAGCAGGTAGGCCGGATCGCGAGGGAGATGGGGTTCGCCGACGAGTTGTCGGCGCTCCTCGAGCGTCTGAATCGGTGA